In one Bombyx mori chromosome 4, ASM3026992v2 genomic region, the following are encoded:
- the LOC101737071 gene encoding uncharacterized protein LOC101737071, whose product MGRMTGIKWEKSIQCRPIHNIISSDFPKYNPQPWKFMEGKSRIEWLLSYEYQRMWLDEREAWKKRMYPENTTVNVDIVKRYVLTFKTAHQAIKTQKKKLFKIKKFEGIDSKTKSKRSADDKAMAYMKNKDNKKTSH is encoded by the exons ATGGGACGAATGACTGGTATTAAATGGGAGAAATCCATCCAATGCAGACCAATTCACAACATAATTTCTTCTGATTTTCCTAAATACAATCCTCAACCTTGGAAGTTTATG GAAGGTAAATCACGTATCGAATGGTTGCTATCATATGAATATCAACGCATGTGGTTAGATGAAAGAGAAGCATGGAAAAAGCGTATGTATCCAGAAAATACAACAGTAAACGTTGACATTGTAAAACGATATGTTTTAACTTTCAAAACTGCTCATCAAGCCATAAAAACGCAAAAAAAGAAACTGTTCAAGATAAAAAA atttgAGGGAATCGATAGTAAAACGAAAAGTAAACGGTCTGCCGATGATAAGGCCATGGCTTATATGAAAAACAAAGATAATAAGAAAACGTCTCATTAA
- the RpL41 gene encoding ribosomal protein L41, which produces MRAKWRKKRMRRLKRKRRKMRARSK; this is translated from the exons ATGAGAGctaag TGGCGAAAGAAGCGTATGCGTAGGCTAAAGCGTAAAAGGAGGAAGATGCGTGCGAGGTCCAAATAA
- the LOC101743694 gene encoding polycomb group protein Psc, protein MVTSNIISDKKVVKMDNSNVAVVPQRTLLGEVNEHITCPLCRGYYIDATTIVECLHSFCRSCIIKHLKAKSYCPVCEMMINSAKPNIKLDKALQDIVYKLVPGLFQKEMERRQHFYASRPGQAATATPEQRGEDTERIIFSPEDVISFSLEYADVTDTDSISSKSSDSNEPPPNSASTRRYLQCPAVVNISHLKKFLSKKFDVDSSQFAIDILYKKVPLPDYYTLMDIAYIYNWKRNEPMRFFYQIIDYVAIRNRIFDINRKRSHFHDQKLSPVSTEDTSTSSPAPNLHDHASEASSGPSSPVPDDNNRNTPEVLTNDKMNVQNDESCNDKNDYSSTNKLDEDVEKSQFLNSFELTAKSSCIPVKSPQKFNTEKLSLAKEVVTKSITSKVKAEDPTPDNLKRKNHTSPPTPELKKLKVEISNCLPSFSVQPSSSSISTKTEENQRKHETVDCNKNNQSAIKNNAPSATPTTRDLKQPQTVKQQVGTSKQTLDNSGVKRTVVGPQNILSPKRKPPNESTAEQAMPQQQQQQKTLSPLKLQIPKLDAVSKTSEAPKPPLKKIPDLKPSMPMLQSAHSKSPAMNKVRMDLLANNSDPTIDRSKILSQVKSSMGVQSPAQNSGDPLKSLFDSCKINIPSSLSITLTDQKSDNRCPVDTLDPKKNFTNKNLAAASSSSISAHKVPSPPVHNYIEILKLPESDSNLKKIAKNEADSKTNSQCKPEISQTKPTTKGSETSTKGPVPNLKPIADTKLAKQAGNFSTPITFQQTFEQQLQSLQCDKKGKPKNKAQVPKLVPATPKSLSAVTKPIIPVNKPTNSSSTETKTGTALDLTTPHNIQSQLAVQQTFDKALETMHSIANLAKKQNLPSKGIPMSLTHSNIFPGITSRPLTAGINSVRLSSPNTINQVKLDKPNPNVPTVTGNNRQESSIKSSQVKQLGNMNLTLQSPAYQIPSAHPPSNAQPSPRSQTRSPSSSPKLVIAEEKQTSTTVMEHNVSQLNQVTSTHITNFGTPKGELSKTLPGPSKPSLKQVKNLNTNKVSGVWPSLTSTLKTTASSSMSSNLSQHIAKHMEVNAWIKAQRQYEFMKNMGHQNQNEYHKDKQDKSYCDKMSVQATIPFKHRKRTCFNNDENNDLSNINYVPKERTLKRSLRDRKIKIDDDDSSKVKKSKSSKNTTDDRAAEVCSSLNDESPKILKPLTSREMEIERLENFLNEHLENEESASIYVSGQPGTGKTASLSYILQQPKIKEGFKQVYINCTMMKSAASIYSRVCKELGLKMTATTEKACVKAIEKYLQKTHKMILLVLDELDQLDSKRQSVLYSIFEWPVLPNSRIVLIGVANALDLTERTLPRLQARCSLKPHTLHFAPYTKEQIIKIFVAVLANDDKANVFSPVALQMLAAKIAAVSGDMRRALDIGRRVIEVANRNRFAENKSVDSLLRDSSVTVELKEVLQVLNNVYGGSTNIGSEVDEGLPMQQKLILCSLILMLNKGKNTDILMGKLHEVYKKVAASRNIAALGLSELCGACSLLEARGAVRVCAGAGRARRLRLHWDLPELQAALADKPLLAEILRHAA, encoded by the exons ATGGTTACGTCTAACATAATTTCCGATAAAAAAGTTGTTAAAATGGATAATAGTAACGTTGCCGTTGTACCGCAAAGAACATTATTGGGTGAAGTTAACGAACATATAACGTGCCCATTATGTCGAGGGTACTACATAGATGCGACCACAATAGTGGAATGCTTGCATTCCTTTTGTCGTAGTTGTATTATTAAACACCTTAAAGCAAAGAGCTACTGTCCTGTATGTGAAATGATGATAAATTCGGCAAAACCCAATATCAAACTTGACAAAGCACTGCAGGACATAGTCTACAAACTTGTGCCTGGGCTCTTCCAAAAAGAAATGGAAAGGCGGCAACATTTTTATGCCTCGAGGCCTGGACAAGCCGCAACAGCTACACCAGAACAGAGAGGTGAAGACACAGAAAGAATAATTTTCAGTCCTGAAGATGTCATTTCATTTTCGTTAGAATATGCTGATGTCACAGATACTGATAGCATATCCAGTAAATCTTCAGATAGTAATGAGCCTCCACCAAACTCAGCATCTACTAGAAGATATTTACAATGCCCAGCTGTTGTGAATATAAGTCACCTAAAAAAGTTCTTAAGTAAAAAGTTTGATGTTGACAGTTCACAGTTTGCTATTGATATCTTATACAAGAAAGTACCTTTACCTGACTACTATACTTTAATGGatattgcttatatttataattgGAAAAGGAATGAGCCTATGAGATTTTTTTACCAGATAATCGATTATGTAGCAATAAGGAACAGAATTTTTGATATAAACAGAAAACGATCACACTTTCATGATCAAAAATTGAGTCCTGTTTCAACAGAAGATACAAGCACTAGCAGTCCGGCACCTAATTTGCATGATCATGCTTCGGAAGCTTCTTCTGGACCTAGTAGTCCCGTTCCTGatgataataatagaaatactcCTGAAGTTTTGACCAATGATAAGATGAATGTACAAAATGACGAAAGTTGTAATGATAAGAATGATTATTCCTCAACAAACAAGCTAGATGAAGATGTAGAGAAATCTCAGTTTCTGAATTCATTTGAGCTCACTGCTAAAAGTAGCTGTATACCAGTAAAATCCCCACAGAAATTCAACACAGAAAAACTATCTCTTGCGAAGGAAGTGGTTACTAAAAGCATAACAAGCAAAGTGAAAGCTGAAGACCCAACacctgataatttaaaaagaaaaaatcacacATCACCTCCTACACCtgaattaaagaaattaaaagtgGAAATATCAAATTGTTTGCCTAGTTTCAGTGTTCAACCATCAAGCTCTAGTATTAGCACCAAAACAGAAGAAAATCAAAGAAAACACGAAACTGTTGattgtaacaaaaataatcaatctgctataaaaaataatgcacCAAGTGCTACTCCAACTACCAGAGATTTGAAGCAACCACAGACAGTAAAGCAACAAGTTGGTACTAGTAAACAAACCTTGGATAATTCAGGTGTTAAAAGAACAGTTGTAGGaccacaaaatattttatctcccAAACGTAAACCTCCAAATGAATCCACAGCAGAGCAAGCAATGCCGCAACAACAACAGCAACAGAAGACTCTATCTCCTTTAAAGTTACAAATACCAAAATTAGATGCAGTTTCCAAAACAAGTGAAGCTCCAAAACCCCCATTAAAAAAGATACCAGATCTCAAACCGAGCATGCCAATGTTGCAATCAGCTCACAGTAAAAGTCCAGCTATGAATAAAGTCAGAATGGATCTATTGGCTAATAATAGTGACCCTACTATTGATAGAAGCAAAATATTATCACAAGTAAAATCATCCATGGGTGTACAAAGCCCAGCCCAAAATTCAGGCGACCCATTGAAATCTCTGTTTGACTCGTGCAAAATAAATATACCATCTTCCCTTTCCATTACTTTAACAGATCAAAAATCAGACAATCGCTGTCCTGTAGATACATTAgatcctaaaaaaaattttactaataaaaacttAGCTGCTGCTAGTAGTAGCAGTATTTCTGCCCATAAAGTGCCCAGCCCTCCAGTACACaattatatagaaattttaaaattacctgAATCAGAttctaatttgaaaaaaattgcaaaaaacgAAGCTGATTCTAAAACAAATTCTCAATGTAAACCTGAAATAAGTCAAACAAAACCTACAACCAAAGGGTCAGAGACTTCCACTAAAGGCCCTGTTCCTAATTTAAAACCTATTGCTGACACAAAACTTGCTAAACAGGCTGGAAATTTTTCAACACCCATCACATTTCAACAAACTTTTGAACAGCAATTACAGAGCTTACAATGTGACAAAAAAGGGAAACCAAAAAATAAGGCACAGGTGCCTAAGTTGGTGCCGGCTACCCCAAAATCCCTTAGTGCTGTCACTAAACCTATCATACCAGTAAACAAACCTACAAATAGTTCTAGTACTGAAACTAAAACCGGCACTGCTTTAGATTTAACAACCCCTCACAACATTCAAAGTCAATTAGCTGTTCAGCAAACATTTGATAAAGCTTTGGAAACTATGCATTCTATAGCAAATTTGGCAAAGAAGCAGAATTTGCCATCAAAAGGGATCCCAATGTCTTTGACACATAGCAATATTTTTCCAGGCATCACAAGCAGACCTTTAACTGCTGGAATTAATTCAGTACGTTTATCATCCCCAAATACTATAAATCAAGTAAAACTTGATAAACCAAACCCAAATGTGCCAACAGTGACTGGTAATAATAGACAAGAAAGTTCTATAAAAAGCAGCCAAGTAAAACAATTAGGCAATATGAATTTGACATTGCAGTCTCCCGCTTATCAAATACCATCAGCCCACCCACCTAGCAATGCACAACCTTCACCAAGGTCTCAGACACGTTCTCCCAGTTCATCTCCTAAATTGGTCATTGctgaagaaaaacaaacaagTACTACTGTAATGGAACACAATGTTAGCCAGTTGAATCAAGTAACTAGTACACATATTACTAACTTTGGTACTCCAAAGGGAGAATTATCTAAAACTTTACCAGGTCCATCAAAACCAAGTCTTAAGCAAGTAAAAAACCTCAATACAAATAAAGTTAGTGGTGTATGGCCATCTTTGACTTCAACACTTAAAACCACTGCATCATCATCTATGAGTAGTAATTTATCGCAGCATATTGCTAAACACATGGAAGTCAATGCTTGGATCAAAGCTCAAAGGCAGTATGAATTTATGAAGAATATGGGACATCAGAATCAAAATGAATATCACAAAGATAAGCA agaTAAAAGTTATTGTGATAAG ATGTCTGTTCAGGCCACGATTCCATTTAAACATCGTAAAAGAACTTGTTTTAACAATGACGAGAATAATGATTTAtctaatataaattatgttCCTAAGGAAAGAACCTTAAAAAGAAGTTTAAGAGATAGGAAAATTAAAATCGATGATG ATGACAGttctaaagtaaaaaaaagtaaaagttcTAAAAATACCACTGATGATAGAGCAGCAGAAGTATGTTCATCTTTGAATGATGA atcccCAAAAATATTGAAGCCTTTAACAAGTAGAGAAATGGAAATCGAACGGCTCGAAAATTTTCTAAATGAGCATTTGGAAAATGAAGAATCAGCATCAATTTACGTATCGGGTCAACCGGGAACTGGGAAAACAGCAAGTCTGTCCTATATTTTGCAGCAACCAAAA ATCAAAGAGGGCTTTAAGCAGGTATACATAAATTGTACTATGATGAAATCAGCAGCCAGTATTTATAGCAGAGTGTGTAAAGAGTTGGGCTTGAAAATGACAGCTACCACTGAAAAGGCATGTGTTAAAGCAATAGAAAAGTATCTACAAAAAACACATAAAATGAT CTTGTTAGTATTAGACGAGTTGGACCAATTAGACAGTAAAAGACAGTCAGTGTTGTACAGTATATTCGAATGGCCAGTCCTACCAAACTCACGAATAGTTTTGATTGGGGTGGCGAATGCTTTGGATCTAACTGAAAGAACGCTACCGAGGCTGCAAGCGAGGTGTTCCCTAAAGCCACACACTTTACACTTCGCACCATATACCAAAGAACAGATCATAAAAATATTCGTCGCCGTGTTGGCGAATGACGACAAGGCTAATGTTTTTTCGCCTGTTGCACTCCAAATGTTAGCAG CGAAGATAGCCGCTGTATCTGGTGACATGAGAAGAGCATTAGATATAGGACGGAGAGTAATTGAGGTCGCAAATCGAAACAGATTTGCAGAAAACAAATCTGTCGATAGTTTATTGAGGGATTCGTCAGTGACCGTGGAACTGAAGGAAGTTCTGCAAGTTCTGAATAACGTGTACGGTGGTTCAACGAATATAGGATCAGAAGTCGACGAAGGGCTCCCGATGCAACAGAAACTGATATTATGCAGCTTAATATTGATGTTGAATAAGGGAAAGAACACCGATATTCTGATGGGAAAGTTACATGAGGTTTACAAAAA GGTGGCGGCGTCAAGGAACATAGCGGCGCTGGGGCTGAGCGAGCTGTGCGGCGCGTGCTCGCTGCTGGAGGCGCGCGGCGCGGTGCGGGtgtgcgcgggcgcggggcgggcgCGGCGCTTGCGGCTGCACTGGGACCTGCCCGAGCTGCAGGCCGCGCTCGCAGACAAGCCGCTCCTCGCAGAAATACTTCGGCACGCCGCCTAA